In a genomic window of Colias croceus chromosome 20, ilColCroc2.1:
- the LOC123701030 gene encoding uncharacterized protein LOC123701030, whose product MEVSFKNKLPQEGTTKSGESLPESNSGCPTYSGGGKNLRKDTEEVGSQASSAPKVTGPTDDSGKRTKENNDLQSDTDIGIGTRAQMERMRTRGRKAGPSGLSAATSVDSLMTVQSYEEDRLWAKRKRSSGASCSGSSTEGRTRTAKKSAKRGKGRSSTSRTPTASARKTLAEMVAARKALELVGGKPEFETERETQVSRSSQVADAEAGGGRTDVNESTAALRRRIEENLAVIEAKSSNLKGTSKRTLKDASEAIQEAVALLVQRTASEDTRRLQADNTRLRGEIAALRKEMVEMKAALGGAQHAQRAQQQQADSELTANIMRQVGEMVNARLDVLEERLPPERRVRPPLAADDRTGGMAVSQVLTEDFPQLPPSKASKRAKAVNKNQGETRAVAQPVGTGLAPKANPGKEGKKAERRPERVAPSTSSAPQQQPPKQGWTLVERKKKRKKSKAEAKVGKRAPKLRSPSSSAVVITLQPGAEARGVTYASVMAGSRQKIDLTEIGVSALRFKRAATGARILEIPGTTSAKEADALASRLREVWDEDTIKVSRPVKCAEVRVTGLDDSVAAEEVAAAVSRVGECPADQVKCSGLRVGSRGSTTAWVSCPVAAAKKVAQVGRILVGWISAGVSLGAVKPQRCFRCLEVGHVRAMCSSPTDRSNVCYRCGENGHKAAGCTAAAHCVLCADAKLPAGHRLGGPACKAPKRKRGGQRRDGPVVASRSGPAPSEAPVVVEGMET is encoded by the coding sequence ATGGaggtaagttttaaaaataaactacccCAGGAGGGTACCACCAAAAGTGGAGAATCCCTCCCTGAGTCCAACTCAGGCTGCCCCACGTATTCTGGGGGGGGCAAAAACTTACGCAAAGACACTGAGGAGGTGGGTTCCCAGGCCTCCTCGGCGCCAAAAGTCACTGGACCGACCGACGACTCCGGCAAACGGACAAAGGAAAACAACGATTTGCAAAGTGATACGGATATTGGGATAGGGACGCGCGCTCAAATGGAGCGTATGAGAACAAGGGGGAGGAAAGCTGGACCTAGTGGACTGTCTGCGGCAACGTCTGTAGACAGCCTCATGACGGTCCAGTCTTACGAGGAGGACCGATTGTGGGCGAAACGCAAGCGGTCTTCTGGAGCGAGCTGCTCGGGCTCCTCCACAGAGGGACGAACGCGCACGGCCAAGAAGAGTGCCAAGAGGGGCAAGGGACGCTCGTCGACATCGCGCACACCTACGGCCTCTGCAAGGAAGACTCTGGCGGAAATGGTTGCCGCAAGGAAAGCCCTTGAGCTTGTAGGCGGCAAGCCCGAGTTTGAGACTGAGCGAGAGACCCAGGTCTCGAGAAGCTCTCAGGTCGCGGACGCAGAAGCCGGCGGCGGGCGAACCGACGTCAACGAATCAACCGCAGCCCTACGGCGCCGCATTGAGGAGAATCTTGCGGTCATAGAGGCTAAATCCTCAAACCTGAAGGGGACGTCGAAACGGACCCTAAAGGATGCGTCGGAGGCGATCCAAGAGGCGGTAGCACTACTTGTGCAGCGCACCGCCTCCGAAGACACACGGCGGCTCCAGGCCGACAACACTCGGCTGCGTGGGGAGATTGCAGCCCTCCGCAAGGAGATGGTGGAGATGAAAGCCGCGCTTGGGGGCGCACAACATGCGCAGCGCGCGCAGCAGCAGCAGGCGGACTCTGAACTGACCGCGAACATCATGCGGCAGGTTGGAGAAATGGTTAACGCCCGACTGGATGTGCTGGAGGAACGCCTACCTCCAGAAAGGCGCGTGAGGCCGCCACTGGCGGCGGATGATAGGACTGGGGGGATGGCGGTTAGCCAAGTGCTAACCGAGGACTTCCCTCAACTCCCGCCTTCAAAGGCTTCTAAGAGGGCCAAGGCTGTGAATAAAAACCAGGGCGAAACGCGGGCTGTTGCACAGCCTGTGGGTACCGGTCTGGCCCCAAAGGCCAATCCAGGAAAAGAAGGAAAGAAGGCGGAGCGGCGTCCCGAAAGGGTTGCCCCGTCTACGTCATCCGCTCCCCAGCAGCAACCGCCTAAGCAAGGGTGGACTCTAGTGGAGAGGAAGAAGAAAAGGAAGAAAAGCAAGGCGGAGGCTAAAGTAGGAAAAAGGGCTCCTAAACTCCGCTCTCCCTCGTCCTCGGCTGTAGTCATAACCCTGCAGCCGGGTGCGGAGGCGCGCGGGGTCACGTACGCCTCTGTAATGGCTGGGTCCCGGCAAAAGATCGACCTCACGGAGATCGGTGTCAGCGCCCTACGCTTTAAGCGTGCCGCGACTGGGGCCCGAATTTTGGAAATTCCGGGCACTACAAGTGCGAAGGAGGCGGACGCCCTTGCTAGTAGGCTACGTGAGGTGTGGGACGAGGATACCATAAAGGTATCCAGACCGGTAAAGTGCGCGGAGGTGCGGGTCACTGGTCTGGATGATTCGGTGGCTGCCGAGGAAGTTGCAGCTGCGGTCTCCCGGGTGGGTGAGTGCCCCGCGGACCAGGTTAAGTGTAGTGGTCTGCGCGTGGGATCGAGAGGTTCCACCACGGCGTGGGTGAGCTGCCCAGTTGCTGCTGCAAAAAAGGTGGCGCAGGTTGGGCGCATCCTTGTTGGATGGATCTCCGCGGGGGTCTCGCTCGGTGCAGTGAAGCCGCAACGCTGCTTCCGGTGCCTGGAGGTGGGACACGTTAGGGCCATGTGCTCGTCGCCCACAGACCGAAGCAATGTCTGTTACCGATGTGGCGAAAATGGGCACAAGGCTGCAGGGTGCACGGCAGCTGCTCATTGTGTTCTTTGCGCCGATGCAAAACTGCCCGCGGGACACCGGCTCGGGGGCCCGGCCTGCAAAGCCCCAAAGCGGAAGAGAGGAGGCCAGAGGCGCGATGGCCCGGTAGTCGCATCGCGTTCAGGCCCTGCGCCATCTGAGGCGCCCGTGGTGGTAGAAGGAATGGAGACGTAG